One window of the Herbiconiux sp. L3-i23 genome contains the following:
- the rpmC gene encoding 50S ribosomal protein L29, with translation MAIGSKELAPAELDTFEDERLVDELKKAKEELFNLRFQSATGQLESHGRLRAVKRDIARIYTVIRERELGIRATPAPVEAPAKAEKKSSRAKKSDAPASDAADTAEETK, from the coding sequence ATGGCGATCGGATCCAAGGAGCTCGCTCCCGCCGAGCTCGACACCTTCGAGGACGAGCGTCTCGTCGACGAGCTGAAGAAGGCCAAGGAGGAGCTGTTCAACCTGCGCTTCCAGTCGGCCACCGGTCAGCTCGAGAGCCACGGCCGCCTGCGCGCCGTGAAGCGCGACATCGCTCGCATCTACACCGTCATCCGCGAGCGTGAGCTCGGCATCCGCGCCACCCCGGCGCCCGTCGAGGCTCCCGCGAAGGCGGAGAAGAAGAGCAGCCGTGCCAAGAAGTCGGACGCCCCGGCGTCCGACGCGGCTGACACCGCTGAGGAGACCAAGTAA
- the rpmD gene encoding 50S ribosomal protein L30 — MAARIKVTQIKSKVSEKQNQRDTLRSLGLKRIGDVVVREDNQQNRGYVRTVAHLVKVEEID; from the coding sequence ATGGCCGCCCGGATCAAGGTGACCCAGATCAAGTCCAAGGTGAGTGAGAAGCAGAACCAGCGCGACACGCTGCGCAGCCTGGGCCTCAAGCGGATCGGCGATGTCGTCGTGCGCGAGGACAACCAGCAGAACCGCGGCTACGTTCGCACGGTTGCTCACCTCGTGAAGGTTGAGGAGATCGACTGA
- the rplE gene encoding 50S ribosomal protein L5, protein MTDTTVAPAGKIQPRLKQKYKSEIVPALTEQFGFGNVHQVPGLVKVVVNTGVGEAARDGKIIDGAIADLTKITGQKPQVTKARKSIAQFKLREGQPIGAHVTLRGDRAWEFLDRLISLALPRIRDFRGLSDKQFDGNGNYTFGLQEQSVFHEIDQDRIDRVRGFDITVVTTAKTDDEGRALLRALGFPFTSNNPGA, encoded by the coding sequence ATGACCGACACGACTGTTGCCCCGGCTGGCAAAATCCAGCCGAGGCTCAAGCAGAAGTACAAGAGCGAGATCGTCCCTGCTCTCACCGAGCAGTTCGGCTTCGGCAACGTCCACCAGGTTCCCGGCCTCGTCAAGGTCGTCGTGAACACCGGTGTCGGCGAGGCCGCCCGCGACGGCAAGATCATCGACGGCGCGATCGCCGATCTCACCAAGATCACCGGTCAGAAGCCGCAGGTCACCAAGGCCCGCAAGTCGATCGCGCAGTTCAAGCTGCGCGAGGGACAGCCGATCGGCGCCCACGTCACCCTCCGCGGAGACCGTGCCTGGGAGTTCCTCGACCGTCTCATCTCGCTGGCGCTGCCCCGAATCCGCGACTTCCGCGGCCTCTCGGACAAGCAGTTCGACGGCAACGGCAACTACACCTTCGGTCTCCAGGAGCAGAGCGTCTTCCACGAGATCGACCAGGACCGGATCGATCGCGTCCGCGGCTTCGACATCACCGTCGTCACCACCGCGAAGACCGACGACGAGGGCCGCGCCCTGCTGCGTGCACTCGGGTTCCCGTTCACCTCGAACAACCCGGGCGCCTGA
- a CDS encoding adenylate kinase, whose product MTDPDTSARLLIVGPPGAGKGTQASRIADTYAIPAISTGDIFRENVRSETELGVLAKSFMDRGEYVPDEVTNDLVADRLTWADADGGFLLDGFPRTTAQAAFLDGILDGHGHHLNAVIELVADPDETVQRLLKRASEQGRSDDTEEVIRHRLEVYARQTAPLLDLYEERGLLVQVDGLGAVDEVTERIAAALAAKGVTAA is encoded by the coding sequence TTGACCGACCCCGACACCAGCGCCCGACTGCTGATCGTCGGACCACCCGGGGCGGGCAAGGGCACCCAGGCGTCGCGGATCGCCGACACGTACGCGATCCCGGCCATCTCGACGGGGGACATCTTCCGCGAGAACGTCCGGTCCGAGACCGAGCTGGGCGTGCTCGCCAAGTCGTTCATGGACCGCGGCGAGTACGTTCCCGACGAGGTGACGAACGACCTCGTCGCCGACCGCCTCACCTGGGCCGACGCCGACGGCGGGTTCCTGCTCGACGGATTCCCGAGGACCACCGCGCAGGCGGCGTTCCTCGACGGGATCCTCGACGGTCACGGCCACCACCTCAACGCGGTCATAGAACTCGTGGCCGACCCCGACGAGACCGTGCAGCGTCTGCTGAAGCGGGCGTCGGAGCAGGGGCGCAGCGACGACACCGAAGAGGTGATCCGTCACCGCCTCGAGGTGTACGCGCGTCAGACCGCTCCGCTGCTCGACCTCTACGAGGAGCGCGGGCTGCTCGTCCAGGTCGACGGTCTCGGGGCGGTGGACGAGGTCACCGAGCGCATCGCCGCCGCCCTCGCGGCGAAGGGCGTCACCGCCGCCTGA
- the rplV gene encoding 50S ribosomal protein L22, translating to MVESIARVRHIRVTPQKARRVVDLVRGKQATEALAILKFAPQSASEPVYKLVAAAIANARVKADAENSYLDENDLVIAKAFVDEGTTLKRFQPRAQGRAFRINKRTSHITVVLATPDLIENGRGARKTSTGSAQRKASK from the coding sequence ATGGTTGAGTCGATCGCACGCGTGCGACACATCCGCGTGACCCCCCAGAAGGCCCGCCGTGTCGTTGACCTCGTCCGTGGCAAGCAGGCCACCGAGGCTCTCGCGATCCTGAAGTTCGCGCCGCAGAGCGCGAGCGAGCCGGTGTACAAGCTGGTGGCCGCGGCCATCGCGAACGCGCGGGTCAAGGCGGACGCCGAGAACAGCTACCTCGACGAGAACGACCTGGTCATCGCCAAGGCGTTCGTCGATGAGGGCACCACGCTCAAGCGCTTCCAGCCCCGTGCACAGGGACGCGCGTTCCGCATCAACAAGCGCACCAGCCACATCACCGTGGTCCTGGCCACGCCCGATCTCATCGAGAACGGACGCGGCGCGCGCAAGACTTCGACGGGCTCAGCCCAACGGAAGGCGAGCAAGTAA
- the rplN gene encoding 50S ribosomal protein L14: MIQQESRLKVADNTGAKELLTIRVLGGSGRRYAGLGDVIVATVKDAIPGGNVKKGDVVKAVIVRTVKETRRPDGSYIKFDENAAVILKNDGDPRGTRIFGPVGRELRDKRFMKIVSLAPEVI, from the coding sequence GTGATCCAGCAGGAGTCCCGGCTCAAGGTCGCCGACAACACCGGCGCCAAGGAGCTGCTCACCATCCGTGTGCTCGGCGGTTCCGGTCGTCGTTACGCCGGCCTCGGCGACGTCATCGTCGCCACCGTCAAGGACGCGATCCCCGGCGGCAACGTCAAGAAGGGCGACGTTGTCAAGGCGGTCATCGTCCGCACCGTCAAGGAGACCCGTCGTCCCGACGGCTCGTACATCAAGTTCGACGAGAACGCCGCCGTCATCCTCAAGAACGACGGCGACCCCCGTGGAACCCGCATCTTCGGACCCGTCGGTCGCGAACTCCGCGACAAGCGCTTCATGAAGATCGTTTCTCTCGCACCCGAGGTGATCTGA
- the rplW gene encoding 50S ribosomal protein L23 encodes MSGYNKDPRDIIVAPVVSEKSYGLIDEGKYTFVVDPRANKTEIKLAIEKIFQVEVASVNTLNRNGKTRRTRFGIGKRKDTKRAIVTLKSGSIDIFTAVG; translated from the coding sequence ATGAGCGGCTACAACAAGGACCCGCGCGACATCATCGTCGCCCCGGTGGTCTCCGAGAAGAGCTACGGCCTGATCGACGAAGGCAAGTACACCTTCGTCGTCGACCCCCGCGCGAACAAGACCGAGATCAAGCTCGCCATCGAGAAGATCTTCCAGGTCGAGGTCGCCTCGGTGAACACCCTCAACCGCAACGGCAAGACCCGCCGCACCAGGTTCGGCATCGGCAAGCGCAAGGACACCAAGCGCGCCATCGTCACGCTGAAGTCCGGCTCGATCGACATCTTCACGGCTGTCGGCTGA
- the rplB gene encoding 50S ribosomal protein L2: MAIRNYKPTTPGRRGSSVADFAEITRSTPEKSLLKPLSKSGGRNNQGRITTRHIGGGHKRQYRVIDFRRNDKDGVNAKVAHIEYDPNRTARIALLHFVDGTKRYILAPNKLNQGDIVESGPAADIKPGNNLPLRNIPVGTVIHAIELRPGGGAKMARSAGASVRLVAKDGPYAQLRLPSGEVRNVDARCRATIGEVGNAEQSNINWGKAGRKRWKGVRPTVRGVAMNPIDHPHGGGEGKTSGGRHPVSPWGKPEGRTRRPGKESDKLIVRRRNVGKKRK, translated from the coding sequence ATGGCTATTCGCAACTACAAGCCCACGACCCCGGGCCGCCGCGGCTCCTCGGTCGCGGACTTCGCCGAGATCACGCGTTCGACTCCTGAGAAGTCGCTGCTCAAGCCCCTCTCGAAGTCGGGCGGCCGCAACAACCAGGGCCGCATCACCACGCGCCACATCGGTGGAGGCCACAAGCGCCAGTACCGCGTCATCGACTTCCGTCGCAACGACAAGGACGGCGTCAACGCCAAGGTCGCGCACATCGAGTACGACCCGAACCGCACCGCGCGCATCGCGCTGCTGCACTTCGTGGACGGCACCAAGCGCTACATCCTCGCGCCGAACAAGCTGAACCAGGGCGACATCGTCGAGTCCGGTCCCGCCGCCGACATCAAGCCCGGCAACAACCTGCCGCTGCGCAACATCCCCGTCGGTACCGTGATCCACGCGATCGAGCTCCGCCCCGGCGGCGGCGCGAAGATGGCCCGCTCCGCCGGTGCCAGCGTGCGACTCGTCGCCAAGGACGGCCCCTACGCGCAGCTGCGTCTGCCGAGCGGCGAGGTCCGCAACGTCGACGCCCGCTGCCGCGCGACGATCGGCGAGGTCGGCAACGCCGAGCAGTCGAACATCAACTGGGGCAAGGCCGGCCGCAAGCGCTGGAAGGGCGTCCGCCCGACCGTCCGCGGTGTCGCGATGAACCCGATCGACCACCCGCACGGTGGTGGTGAGGGCAAGACCTCCGGTGGACGTCACCCGGTCAGCCCGTGGGGTAAGCCCGAAGGCCGTACCCGTCGCCCCGGCAAGGAAAGCGACAAGCTCATCGTTCGTCGTCGCAACGTCGGCAAGAAGCGTAAGTAG
- the rpsQ gene encoding 30S ribosomal protein S17 — protein sequence MAKVQEKAAGHESAEHDVRVEGERGYRKVRRGYVVSDKMEKTIVVEVEDRVKHPLYGKVIRRTSKVKAHDEQGSAGIGDLVVISETRPLSASKRWRLVEILEKAK from the coding sequence ATGGCCAAGGTTCAGGAGAAGGCCGCCGGACACGAGTCCGCCGAGCACGACGTCCGCGTCGAGGGCGAGCGCGGCTACCGCAAGGTCCGCCGCGGCTACGTCGTCAGCGACAAGATGGAGAAGACCATCGTCGTCGAGGTCGAGGACCGCGTGAAGCACCCCCTCTACGGCAAGGTCATCCGCCGCACCTCCAAGGTGAAGGCGCACGACGAGCAGGGAAGCGCCGGCATCGGCGACCTCGTGGTGATCAGCGAGACCCGTCCGCTTTCGGCTTCGAAGCGCTGGCGTCTCGTCGAGATCCTCGAGAAGGCCAAGTAG
- the rplO gene encoding 50S ribosomal protein L15: MADEAKNEELTPAQKAAATRARNAAAKKAAAEAAAPAPAEAPATAKPAARKPAASSSDDVVARERVLKVHHLRPAAGSKKDRTRVGRGEGSKGKTAGRGTKGTKARYQVKAGFEGGQMPLHMRTPKLRGFKNPFRVEYQVVNLDKLAELYPQGGDVTVEGLVAKGAVRKNEKVKVLGTGDIAVKLNVAVDKVSGSAEQKILAAGGSIN, from the coding sequence ATGGCTGACGAAGCCAAGAACGAAGAGCTGACCCCGGCTCAGAAGGCCGCGGCGACGCGCGCCCGCAACGCCGCGGCGAAGAAGGCGGCCGCCGAGGCCGCCGCCCCGGCTCCTGCGGAGGCTCCCGCCACCGCGAAGCCCGCCGCCCGCAAGCCCGCTGCCTCGTCCTCGGACGACGTGGTTGCCCGCGAGCGCGTGCTGAAGGTCCACCACCTGCGCCCCGCTGCCGGTTCCAAGAAGGACCGCACCCGCGTCGGACGCGGTGAGGGGTCGAAGGGTAAGACCGCCGGCCGCGGTACCAAGGGAACCAAGGCCCGCTACCAGGTGAAGGCCGGGTTCGAGGGTGGGCAGATGCCGCTGCACATGCGCACCCCGAAGCTGCGCGGGTTCAAGAACCCGTTCCGCGTCGAGTACCAGGTCGTGAACCTCGACAAGCTGGCCGAGCTCTACCCGCAGGGCGGCGACGTCACGGTCGAGGGCCTCGTCGCCAAGGGCGCCGTTCGCAAGAACGAGAAGGTCAAGGTGCTCGGCACCGGCGACATTGCGGTTAAGCTGAACGTTGCTGTCGACAAGGTCTCCGGCTCCGCTGAGCAGAAGATCCTCGCCGCAGGCGGTTCCATCAACTAA
- the rpsH gene encoding 30S ribosomal protein S8 — protein sequence MTMTDPVADLLTRLRNANSAFHDTVSLPHSKLKGHIAEILKTEGYIADWKVEDARVGKTLTLDLKYGPNRERSIAGIKRVSKPGLRVYAKSTEIPKVLGGLGVAILSTSSGLLTDRQATKKGVGGEVLAYVW from the coding sequence ATGACCATGACCGATCCGGTCGCGGACCTCCTCACGAGGCTCCGCAACGCCAACTCGGCGTTCCACGACACGGTCTCGCTTCCCCACTCGAAGCTCAAGGGCCACATCGCCGAGATCCTCAAGACCGAGGGTTACATCGCCGACTGGAAGGTCGAAGACGCGCGCGTCGGCAAGACGCTCACGCTCGACCTGAAGTACGGCCCCAACCGCGAGCGCAGCATCGCGGGCATCAAGCGCGTCTCGAAGCCCGGCCTCCGCGTCTACGCGAAGTCGACCGAGATCCCCAAGGTCCTCGGTGGCCTGGGCGTCGCCATCCTGTCCACCTCGTCGGGTCTGCTCACTGACCGTCAGGCGACCAAGAAGGGCGTAGGCGGAGAAGTCCTCGCCTACGTGTGGTGA
- the rpsE gene encoding 30S ribosomal protein S5, translating into MSDTAATTEGGAPVETAASSESNNRGDARGEPREQRRGSRERQPGRGGRDGGRDGGRDSQFLERVVTINRVSKVVKGGRRFSFTALVIVGDGNGLVGVGYGKAREVPTAISKGVEEAKKNFFRVPRIASTIPHPVQGEAAAGVVLLRPAAAGTGVIAGGPVRAVLECAGIHDVLSKSLGSSNTINIVHATVEALKSLEEPRAVAARRGLDIEDVIPAQLQRAEQQAREHAAAEAKVGA; encoded by the coding sequence GTGAGCGACACAGCAGCCACGACAGAGGGCGGCGCGCCGGTCGAGACCGCGGCGTCGAGTGAGAGCAACAACCGCGGGGATGCCCGGGGCGAGCCCCGAGAGCAGCGCCGCGGCAGCCGTGAGCGTCAGCCGGGCCGTGGTGGCCGTGACGGCGGACGCGACGGCGGCCGTGACAGCCAGTTCCTCGAGCGCGTCGTCACGATCAACCGCGTCTCCAAGGTCGTGAAGGGTGGTCGTCGCTTCAGCTTCACCGCCCTCGTGATCGTCGGAGACGGCAACGGCCTCGTCGGCGTCGGCTACGGCAAGGCGCGCGAGGTCCCGACCGCGATCTCGAAGGGTGTCGAAGAGGCGAAGAAGAACTTCTTCCGCGTCCCCCGCATCGCGAGCACCATCCCGCACCCCGTGCAGGGTGAGGCCGCTGCCGGCGTCGTCCTCCTCCGTCCGGCCGCCGCCGGTACCGGCGTCATCGCCGGTGGCCCGGTGCGCGCCGTCCTCGAGTGCGCCGGTATCCACGACGTGCTCTCCAAGTCGCTCGGTTCGAGCAACACGATCAACATCGTGCACGCGACCGTCGAGGCCCTGAAGAGCCTCGAGGAGCCTCGCGCCGTGGCCGCCCGCCGCGGACTCGACATCGAGGACGTCATCCCGGCGCAGCTCCAGCGCGCCGAGCAGCAGGCCCGTGAGCACGCTGCCGCCGAGGCGAAGGTTGGTGCCTGA
- the secY gene encoding preprotein translocase subunit SecY, whose product MFKAIGRIFRTPDLRRKIAFTLGIVALFRLGSFIPAPFVDFSNVQECLAQNQGTSGLYELVNLFSGGALLQLSIFALGIMPYITASIITQLLRVVIPHFETLYKEGQAGQAKLTQYTRYLTIALGVLQSTTLITVARSGALFPQNSSPACTALITNDAWYAILLMVITMTAGTGLIMWLGELITERGVGNGMSLLIFTSIAATFPTSLWSIAQSQSFEIFLIVIAIGLLIVAAVVFVEQSQRRIPVQYAKRMVGRRTYGGNNTYIPIKVNMAGVVPVIFASSLLYLPALVAQFNQPAAGEEPQPWVTWINNYLVQGDHPLYMALYFLLIVGFTYFYVAITFNPEEVADNMKKYGGFIPGIRAGRPTAEYLDYVLTRVTLPGSIYLGLIALIPLIAFVWIGANQNFPFGGASILIIVGVGLETVKQIDSQLQQRHYEGLLR is encoded by the coding sequence GTGTTCAAGGCAATAGGACGCATCTTCCGCACGCCGGATCTGCGCCGGAAGATCGCTTTCACGCTCGGTATCGTGGCGCTCTTCCGCCTCGGGTCGTTCATCCCGGCCCCGTTCGTGGACTTCTCGAACGTGCAGGAGTGCCTCGCCCAGAACCAGGGCACCTCGGGCCTCTACGAGCTCGTCAACCTCTTCAGCGGCGGTGCGCTGCTGCAGCTGTCGATCTTCGCGCTCGGCATCATGCCGTACATCACCGCGTCGATCATCACTCAGCTGCTGCGTGTGGTCATCCCGCACTTCGAGACCCTCTACAAGGAGGGTCAGGCCGGCCAGGCGAAGCTGACGCAGTACACCCGCTACCTCACCATCGCGCTCGGTGTCCTGCAGTCGACGACCCTGATCACGGTCGCGCGCAGCGGCGCCCTGTTCCCGCAGAACAGCTCGCCCGCCTGTACCGCCCTCATCACCAACGACGCCTGGTACGCGATCCTGCTCATGGTCATCACCATGACCGCCGGTACCGGCCTCATCATGTGGCTCGGCGAGCTGATCACCGAGCGCGGCGTCGGCAACGGCATGTCGCTGCTCATCTTCACCTCGATCGCCGCGACCTTCCCGACCTCGCTCTGGTCGATCGCGCAGTCGCAGAGCTTCGAGATCTTCCTCATCGTCATCGCGATCGGCCTGCTGATCGTCGCCGCGGTCGTCTTCGTCGAGCAGTCGCAACGGCGCATCCCGGTGCAGTACGCGAAGCGCATGGTCGGGCGTCGCACCTACGGCGGCAACAACACCTACATCCCGATCAAGGTCAACATGGCGGGCGTCGTGCCGGTCATCTTCGCCTCGTCGCTGCTGTACCTGCCCGCGCTCGTCGCCCAGTTCAACCAGCCCGCCGCCGGCGAGGAGCCGCAGCCGTGGGTGACCTGGATCAACAACTACCTCGTGCAGGGCGACCACCCGCTCTACATGGCGCTGTACTTCCTGCTCATCGTCGGCTTCACCTACTTCTACGTCGCGATCACCTTCAACCCCGAAGAGGTCGCCGACAACATGAAGAAGTACGGCGGGTTCATCCCCGGTATCCGTGCGGGCCGCCCGACGGCCGAGTACCTCGACTACGTGCTCACCCGCGTGACGCTGCCCGGCTCCATCTACCTGGGCCTCATCGCGCTGATCCCGCTGATCGCGTTCGTCTGGATCGGTGCCAACCAGAACTTCCCGTTCGGCGGCGCCTCGATCCTGATCATCGTCGGTGTCGGGCTCGAGACCGTGAAGCAGATCGACTCGCAACTGCAGCAGCGGCACTACGAGGGGCTTCTGCGTTGA
- the rplX gene encoding 50S ribosomal protein L24, which translates to MANIKKGDLVQVITGASQTRGGDRGKQGRVIEVLVEQNRVVVEGVNFVTKHVRVGQTQRGTKTGGIETHEAPIHISNVALVDPETKKPTRVGHRVEQVTKDGVTKNVRVRYAKKSGKDL; encoded by the coding sequence ATGGCCAACATCAAGAAGGGCGACCTCGTCCAGGTGATCACCGGCGCGAGCCAGACCCGCGGCGGAGACCGCGGCAAGCAGGGTCGCGTCATCGAGGTGCTCGTCGAGCAGAACCGCGTCGTCGTGGAAGGTGTCAACTTCGTCACCAAGCACGTCCGCGTCGGTCAGACTCAGCGCGGCACCAAGACCGGTGGCATCGAGACCCACGAGGCCCCCATCCACATCTCGAACGTGGCGCTCGTCGACCCCGAGACCAAGAAGCCGACCCGCGTGGGACACCGCGTGGAGCAGGTGACCAAGGACGGCGTCACGAAGAACGTCCGCGTCCGCTACGCGAAGAAGTCAGGTAAGGACCTCTGA
- the rplR gene encoding 50S ribosomal protein L18, with protein sequence MATVIRGKSKSAARDRRHSRLRKKVEGTALRPRLVVNRSARHVFVQIVDDSKGHTLASASTLEADLRSFDGDKTAKARRVGELVAERAKNAGIDAVVFDRGGNKYAGRVAAIAEGAREGGLDL encoded by the coding sequence ATGGCCACCGTCATCCGTGGCAAGAGCAAGTCGGCTGCGCGCGACCGTCGCCACAGCCGCCTGCGCAAGAAGGTCGAAGGCACCGCCCTTCGCCCGCGCCTCGTCGTCAACCGTTCGGCCCGCCACGTCTTCGTGCAGATCGTCGACGACTCGAAGGGTCACACCCTCGCCTCGGCGTCGACTCTCGAGGCCGACCTCCGCTCGTTCGACGGTGACAAGACCGCCAAGGCCCGTCGGGTCGGCGAGCTGGTCGCCGAGCGTGCGAAGAACGCAGGAATCGACGCGGTCGTCTTCGACCGCGGTGGAAACAAGTACGCGGGCCGCGTCGCGGCTATCGCCGAAGGAGCTCGTGAAGGAGGGCTGGACCTGTGA
- the rplF gene encoding 50S ribosomal protein L6, giving the protein MSRIGRAPIDIPAGVTVSVDGSAVTVKGPKGELTHVVAAPIAVNVEGDQVVVSRPDDERASRSLHGLTRTLIANNVIGVTQGYSKGLEVVGTGYRVTAKGSAVEFALGFSHPVTVEPPAGISFQVEGNNKLTVSGIDKQAVGEVAANIRKIRKPEPYKGKGVRYAGENVRRKAGKSGR; this is encoded by the coding sequence ATGTCACGTATCGGTAGAGCTCCCATCGACATCCCCGCGGGTGTCACCGTCTCGGTCGACGGCAGCGCCGTCACCGTCAAGGGCCCGAAGGGCGAGCTGACCCACGTGGTCGCCGCCCCCATCGCGGTCAACGTCGAGGGCGACCAGGTCGTCGTCTCCCGTCCCGACGACGAGCGCGCGTCGCGTTCGCTGCACGGCCTCACCCGCACCCTCATCGCCAACAACGTCATCGGCGTCACCCAGGGATACTCCAAGGGCCTCGAGGTCGTCGGAACCGGTTACCGCGTCACCGCCAAGGGCAGCGCCGTCGAGTTCGCGCTCGGCTTCTCGCACCCGGTGACCGTCGAGCCGCCGGCCGGCATCTCGTTCCAGGTCGAGGGCAACAACAAGCTCACGGTCTCGGGTATCGACAAGCAGGCCGTCGGTGAGGTCGCCGCCAACATCCGCAAGATCCGCAAGCCCGAGCCCTACAAGGGCAAGGGTGTCCGCTACGCGGGCGAGAACGTTCGCCGCAAGGCCGGAAAGTCAGGTAGGTAA
- the rplP gene encoding 50S ribosomal protein L16, translating into MLIPRKVKFRKQHHPGRSGQATGGTKVSFGEFGIQAITPAYVTNRQIESARIAMTRHIKRGGKVWINIYPDRPLTKKPAETRMGSGKGSPEWWVANVKPGRVLFEVAGVDEQLAREALTRAIHKLPLKARIIKREEGDA; encoded by the coding sequence ATGCTTATCCCCCGTAAGGTCAAGTTCCGCAAGCAGCACCACCCGGGTCGCAGTGGCCAGGCCACCGGCGGCACCAAGGTCAGCTTCGGCGAGTTCGGCATCCAGGCCATCACCCCCGCGTACGTGACCAACCGTCAGATCGAGTCCGCTCGTATCGCCATGACGCGTCACATCAAGCGTGGTGGAAAGGTGTGGATCAACATCTACCCCGACCGTCCGCTCACGAAGAAGCCGGCCGAAACCCGCATGGGTTCCGGTAAGGGTTCGCCCGAGTGGTGGGTCGCCAACGTCAAGCCGGGTCGCGTCCTCTTCGAGGTCGCGGGCGTCGACGAGCAGCTCGCTCGCGAAGCCCTCACCCGTGCCATCCACAAGCTGCCGCTCAAGGCACGCATCATCAAGCGCGAGGAGGGAGACGCCTGA
- the rpsS gene encoding 30S ribosomal protein S19: protein MPRSLKKGPFVDDHLLRKVQVQNEAGSKNVIKTWSRRSMIIPAMLGHTIAVHDGRKHIPVFVTETMVGHKLGEFAPTRTFRGHEKDDKKGRRR from the coding sequence ATGCCCCGCAGTCTGAAGAAGGGCCCCTTCGTCGACGACCACCTGCTCCGCAAGGTCCAGGTGCAGAACGAAGCCGGCAGCAAGAACGTCATCAAGACGTGGTCGCGTCGCTCGATGATCATCCCCGCCATGCTCGGTCACACCATCGCGGTGCACGACGGACGCAAGCACATCCCGGTGTTCGTCACCGAGACGATGGTGGGCCACAAGCTCGGCGAGTTCGCGCCGACCCGCACCTTCCGCGGCCACGAGAAGGACGACAAGAAGGGCCGTCGCCGCTGA
- the rpsC gene encoding 30S ribosomal protein S3 has translation MGQKVNPYGFRLGITTDHVSRWFSDSTKKGQRYSDYVAEDVKVRQLLLKQLDRAGVAKIEIERTRDRVRVDIHTARPGIVIGRRGAEAERIRADLEKLTGKQIQLNILEVKNPEAEAQLVAQGIAEQLSARVAFRRAMRKGLQGAQRAGAKGVRVQVSGRLGGAEMSRSEFYREGRVPLHTLRANIDYGFYEAKTTFGRIGVKVWIYKGDITNRELAREQANQKSQRPERRDGGPRGRGPRDGAQAPVAEGASA, from the coding sequence ATGGGACAGAAGGTCAACCCGTACGGTTTCCGTCTCGGGATCACCACCGACCACGTGTCGCGTTGGTTCTCGGACAGCACCAAGAAGGGCCAGCGTTACAGCGACTACGTCGCCGAGGACGTCAAGGTCCGCCAGCTGCTGCTCAAGCAGCTCGACCGCGCCGGTGTCGCGAAGATCGAGATCGAGCGCACCCGTGACCGCGTCCGCGTCGACATCCACACCGCCCGTCCGGGCATCGTGATCGGTCGCCGCGGCGCCGAGGCCGAGCGCATCCGCGCCGACCTCGAGAAGCTCACCGGCAAGCAGATCCAGCTGAACATCCTCGAGGTCAAGAACCCCGAGGCCGAGGCCCAGCTCGTCGCGCAGGGCATCGCCGAGCAGCTCTCCGCCCGTGTCGCGTTCCGTCGCGCCATGCGCAAGGGCCTGCAGGGCGCTCAGCGCGCCGGCGCCAAGGGCGTCCGCGTGCAGGTCTCCGGCCGTCTCGGCGGCGCCGAGATGAGCCGTTCCGAGTTCTACCGCGAAGGTCGAGTGCCGCTGCACACCCTCCGCGCCAACATCGACTACGGCTTCTACGAGGCCAAGACGACGTTCGGCCGCATCGGTGTGAAGGTCTGGATCTACAAGGGCGACATCACCAACCGGGAGCTCGCCCGCGAGCAGGCGAACCAGAAGTCGCAGCGCCCCGAGCGCCGCGACGGCGGCCCCCGCGGCCGTGGTCCGCGTGACGGCGCACAGGCTCCGGTCGCAGAAGGAGCGAGCGCTTAA